The segment AGCAACAAGTTTTCCGGGCGGGCACCGGAAGGTAAATTGCTGCTGCGGTTTTTCATCGGCGGCGCGATGCAGGAATCGCTGGTCGATCTGCCGGACGATGAGTTGACAGGAATCGCGTTGGATCAGTTTGAAACGTCGCTTGGTGTCCGTCCCAATGCTGACTTCACCGAAGTATTCCGCTGGAAGAACGCCATGCCGCAGTACCACGTAGGTCATCTTGATCGGGTCGGGCGGATCGAACAACGGGTGTCGCAAATTCCGGGCCTGGAACTTGCTGGCAAAAGCTATCGCGGCGTCGGAATCCCTGCCTGCGTCGCCAGCGGCTTCGCGTCTGCAGAAAGAATCTTTGGCAAGTGATCACCTTCACGCTGCAAATTTTGTTCGACTGAATCCGTGTCGGATTTTTTGTTGGTCGTAAAGAACCGGTCTCGGCCATCGAAAACGTTTTGCCCAAGGGCTTCTTTTCTTGAGCCTCGTAAGTCTTCCATGCCATCACCAGTATCGATGCTGAAATCGATCTTGCGATTGGGCGACCGTTGATCGAGTGCCTCGTTGGCCACGAATCGTCCGTCGAACCCGGCGTCCGTCAGATTGCCTCGACCGGAAGCCAAGCCAAATCCATTGTCTGCCGGCGGCGAAATTAAAGGCAGCCCGAAGAAGCCGGAAAGATTGTTGCGGACGAGACTGACGTCGGTCGCGTTGACTCGACCGTCACGATTTATGTCGTATGGGTTGGTCGCGTCGACTGTGAAGAAGCCGGACAAGTTGTTTCGCACCGCAGAAACATCGTTGGCATCGACTCGTGCGTTGGTGACTGAATTGCCTGTCTCGCCGACAGCGTTTCCAAAATAGTAAACCTGATCGGCAATCAGGCCAGTCGATTCGTTGGCTAAAACGCGAACCTCCAACCACGTGTTTCGGATTGAGTAATCGTCCCAAAAGAACATAACTCGATCTGTTGCAGCAACTCCCTCGCCGCGAAGCACAATCGCATCCTGAAACTCGATCTCGTCCCAGGTTTCAGGATCATCCGTCCGCCCGGTCGCAAAGCGAAAGTCTGCCCAGTCGACGGTGCTGGGCAGATCTTCCATGTCGATAGCAACGGCATTGATGCCTTTGTCGTATGACGTGTAGTTTTGGAAGCTCGCAGTTTCGCCCGGTCGCAACGCAACCTTGTCCGTGACCATGCTTCCGAATTCGCGAGGACTGTCTGAATCCGCTATTGGAGGATGATCCAGCGGCTGTCGTGTATTGGTC is part of the Mariniblastus fucicola genome and harbors:
- a CDS encoding dockerin type I domain-containing protein is translated as MVTDKVALRPGETASFQNYTSYDKGINAVAIDMEDLPSTVDWADFRFATGRTDDPETWDEIEFQDAIVLRGEGVAATDRVMFFWDDYSIRNTWLEVRVLANESTGLIADQVYYFGNAVGETGNSVTNARVDANDVSAVRNNLSGFFTVDATNPYDINRDGRVNATDVSLVRNNLSGFFGLPLISPPADNGFGLASGRGNLTDAGFDGRFVANEALDQRSPNRKIDFSIDTGDGMEDLRGSRKEALGQNVFDGRDRFFTTNKKSDTDSVEQNLQREGDHLPKILSADAKPLATQAGIPTPR